A genome region from Dolichospermum compactum NIES-806 includes the following:
- a CDS encoding AAA family ATPase: MKPELPYHKCQQELQDLLKSRYPLIFLRSSEENRAVRCTIDAHLAILNNADIQDGELAQWNSGEGFQQRLETAGSPNQAQWQKLGNAIDRNGNPILQSLDILQHRLQDQVSKNLQRQHTYLLPDWSILLRPDDHLMARKLKELILMIDQKRPLVRMSLIIIGSDWTIPTILRNMVHIIDLPLPVEAELYEDVFSVAVEKYGLTEADAGRLAEQAQGMPLQAVIQTAKLSTSRNLWTDPESAGQLLLEAKKQELRKTGVLEYYAPSGQGLRDVGGLTKVKEWIYSRECWFAQDGQPELRPRAILLEGFPGCGKTFIARAIAQEWHVPQINFEIARLQSRWVGESESNTFQALRAIEASAPNILFMDEIEKAFAGVGGDSSGVSTRQFGTFLSWLNDHEYPIFFIATSNDREKLPPELFRAGRFDEIFIVMPPNTEERYQILQKRTTAYKLPPTPSSILEYLVEKTAGYSGAELDKLVREAIYLAEYGHLPTKTHWENALLQISPQYRTPNMQQLLRKYLKLIEGGGGKPASELEIGFLENLIIAV, encoded by the coding sequence ATGAAACCAGAATTACCTTATCATAAATGTCAGCAGGAATTACAGGATTTATTAAAGTCTCGTTATCCGTTAATTTTTTTGAGATCATCAGAAGAAAATCGTGCTGTTCGTTGTACAATAGATGCTCATTTAGCAATTTTGAATAATGCAGATATTCAAGATGGAGAATTAGCACAATGGAATAGTGGAGAAGGTTTTCAACAAAGATTAGAAACTGCGGGTTCTCCAAATCAAGCACAATGGCAAAAATTAGGTAATGCTATTGATAGAAATGGTAATCCCATTTTACAATCTTTAGATATTCTCCAACATCGTTTACAAGACCAAGTTAGTAAAAATCTCCAACGACAACATACCTATTTATTACCAGATTGGTCTATTTTATTACGTCCTGATGATCATTTGATGGCACGAAAATTGAAAGAATTAATATTGATGATAGACCAAAAAAGACCTTTGGTAAGAATGTCTTTAATTATCATTGGTTCAGATTGGACTATTCCGACTATTTTGCGAAATATGGTACATATTATAGATTTACCTTTACCTGTGGAAGCAGAACTTTATGAAGATGTTTTTAGTGTGGCTGTAGAAAAATATGGTTTAACAGAAGCAGATGCTGGAAGATTAGCAGAACAAGCTCAAGGAATGCCTTTGCAAGCGGTAATTCAAACTGCTAAATTATCAACATCTCGGAATTTATGGACAGATCCAGAATCTGCGGGACAATTATTATTAGAAGCGAAAAAACAGGAACTTAGAAAAACTGGAGTTTTAGAATATTATGCCCCCTCTGGTCAAGGTTTGAGGGATGTGGGAGGATTAACTAAAGTTAAAGAATGGATATATAGCCGTGAGTGTTGGTTTGCTCAAGATGGACAACCAGAATTACGTCCTCGTGCTATTTTACTAGAAGGTTTCCCTGGTTGTGGAAAAACTTTTATTGCCAGAGCGATCGCACAAGAATGGCACGTACCCCAGATTAATTTTGAAATTGCTCGGTTACAATCGCGCTGGGTAGGAGAATCGGAAAGCAACACTTTCCAAGCGCTTAGAGCCATCGAAGCATCAGCACCGAATATCCTGTTTATGGATGAAATTGAAAAGGCTTTTGCCGGTGTGGGAGGTGATAGTTCAGGAGTTAGTACCAGACAGTTTGGGACATTTTTATCCTGGTTAAATGATCACGAATATCCGATTTTTTTCATCGCCACTTCTAATGATAGAGAAAAATTACCACCGGAATTATTTCGTGCTGGTCGGTTTGATGAAATCTTTATAGTTATGCCTCCTAATACTGAGGAAAGATATCAAATCTTACAAAAACGCACTACCGCTTATAAATTACCACCAACTCCATCTTCTATATTAGAATATCTTGTTGAGAAAACCGCCGGATATTCAGGTGCGGAATTAGATAAATTAGTCAGAGAAGCTATTTATTTAGCTGAATATGGACACTTACCAACAAAGACTCATTGGGAAAATGCTTTATTACAAATTAGTCCCCAATATCGGACTCCCAATATGCAGCAACTATTGCGAAAATATTTAAAATTAATAGAAGGTGGTGGTGGTAAACCTGCATCAGAATTAGAAATAGGTTTTTTAGAAAATCTGATTATTGCTGTCTAG
- a CDS encoding RpnC/YadD family protein, with the protein MTREAHDQFAKEYLEELLKPLGQVDIGKDVKSEVREIDIWFVPNQSKPVTSDLGLLAKMAVTSCLFEPFRNPPNEMTIRSCMSKLYSLHEELFRQAKRENRRIMENELPFLWILTPTCSKNKLDGFRATLKDDWETGVYFIGELHKTAIVAINQLPKNQDTLWLRVLGNGETQKQAVQELITVSTENQCNYLLEILASWRKNIEINTNINDEDRELIMTLSPAYLKQREEWREEGIQTGLQTGRQEGLQEGLRLIVGSLLTARFGNLDKELSAIVTPIMELSLTERTDLLLNLSQLSREELLAKFPIN; encoded by the coding sequence ATGACAAGAGAAGCCCATGACCAATTTGCGAAAGAATATCTAGAGGAATTATTAAAACCTTTAGGTCAAGTAGATATTGGTAAAGATGTAAAAAGCGAAGTTAGAGAAATAGATATTTGGTTTGTTCCCAATCAATCAAAACCTGTAACTTCCGATTTAGGATTATTAGCAAAAATGGCAGTTACAAGCTGTCTATTTGAACCTTTTCGTAATCCTCCCAATGAAATGACAATTAGAAGTTGTATGTCAAAGTTATACAGCCTTCATGAAGAATTGTTTAGACAAGCAAAAAGAGAAAATCGGCGGATAATGGAAAACGAGTTGCCCTTTTTATGGATTTTAACACCAACTTGCTCAAAAAATAAACTAGATGGATTTAGGGCTACACTCAAAGATGATTGGGAGACAGGAGTTTATTTTATAGGAGAGTTGCATAAAACCGCTATTGTGGCAATTAACCAATTACCCAAAAATCAGGATACACTATGGTTAAGGGTGTTAGGTAATGGGGAAACCCAAAAACAAGCAGTACAAGAACTGATAACAGTTTCCACGGAAAACCAGTGTAATTATCTACTGGAAATTTTAGCATCTTGGCGTAAAAATATAGAGATTAACACTAATATCAACGATGAAGATAGGGAGTTGATTATGACTTTATCACCAGCATATCTCAAACAACGCGAGGAATGGCGTGAAGAAGGAATACAAACGGGACTACAAACGGGTAGACAAGAAGGACTACAAGAAGGACTGCGGTTAATAGTAGGAAGTTTACTAACAGCACGGTTTGGTAATTTAGATAAGGAATTATCTGCTATTGTTACTCCTATTATGGAACTTTCTCTCACAGAAAGAACCGATTTATTACTCAACTTATCTCAGTTGTCCCGTGAGGAATTATTAGCTAAATTCCCCATTAATTAA
- a CDS encoding Asr1405/Asl0597 family protein, which translates to MKSFSLGTDRKHVIDINLADRWQVYQRLQELDIVCVCETNQPLMVEIHNPTAAIQIWSVVQQFTASRQDLIGNLENCWRCRYQKF; encoded by the coding sequence TTGAAATCTTTTAGTTTAGGCACGGATAGGAAGCACGTTATTGATATAAATTTGGCAGACCGTTGGCAGGTTTATCAACGCTTGCAAGAATTAGATATAGTTTGTGTTTGTGAGACTAATCAGCCTTTAATGGTAGAAATACATAATCCCACCGCAGCTATTCAAATTTGGAGTGTAGTTCAACAATTCACTGCTTCTCGTCAAGACTTGATTGGGAATCTTGAAAATTGCTGGCGTTGTCGTTACCAAAAATTTTAG
- a CDS encoding precorrin-8X methylmutase, which yields MFDYIRDGSEIYRNSFEIIRSESNLARFPEDVSKVAVRMIHACGMTDIVNDLEYSPTAAEAGKKALIAGAPILCDSYMVAEGVTKKRLPKNNKVLCTLNDPEVPQLAKRLRNTRSAAALEFWRFHIEGAVVVIGNAPTALFRLLEMLDEGVPRPALILGFPVGFVGAVESKVALAADSRNVPFMTLHGRRGGSAIAAAAVNALASEEE from the coding sequence ATGTTTGATTATATCCGTGATGGTAGCGAAATATATCGCAATTCCTTTGAAATTATTCGGTCAGAGTCCAATCTCGCAAGATTCCCGGAAGATGTATCGAAAGTTGCCGTTCGCATGATTCATGCCTGTGGAATGACGGATATTGTCAATGACTTGGAATATTCGCCCACAGCGGCAGAAGCCGGGAAAAAAGCCCTGATTGCCGGCGCACCGATTTTGTGTGATTCTTACATGGTAGCCGAGGGAGTGACAAAAAAAAGATTACCCAAAAATAATAAAGTTCTTTGCACCCTCAATGATCCTGAAGTTCCACAATTAGCCAAAAGACTCAGAAATACAAGGTCAGCAGCGGCCTTGGAATTCTGGCGTTTCCATATAGAAGGTGCAGTTGTGGTGATTGGAAATGCACCTACAGCCCTATTTAGGTTATTGGAAATGCTAGACGAGGGAGTTCCTAGACCGGCGTTAATATTGGGTTTTCCTGTGGGTTTCGTGGGTGCAGTCGAATCAAAAGTCGCACTAGCCGCAGATAGCCGCAATGTCCCATTTATGACTTTACATGGAAGACGGGGCGGAAGTGCGATCGCTGCTGCTGCTGTTAACGCCTTAGCCAGTGAGGAAGAGTAA
- the cobG gene encoding precorrin-3B synthase, with translation MILPIPFTDCPGLFYNTAAQDGLLYRLRIPGGIINYNQFQAIADIADNYGSGYIDITNRANIQIREIKDSINVEVLKKLQALGLASTDAKIDHIRNIMTNPTAGIDTEELLDTRPLVRDWEEYINTHSQLSELSAKFSVCFDSGSKISVRYQPNDIILAAELNNSNVYLRLYLSYGEKGEPAKDTGILCKPEETIQVLAALAETYLQHIDTTNRRKPRLREIINNITTEKYFHQFQQNLNPHILNTKKTPLCASAPLREKTHIGIYPQQQTGLYYIGIVLPLGRLETWQMRSLANIAKRYGDDNIRLTPWQNLLLTDIPQNQISKVEQEITHLGLNSSPTDIKSFLIACSGKRGCAAASTETKDDALNLVKYLDSLMILDSPVNIHFSGCSKSCAQHTQADITLLGITTETPGYQVYVLGYLLYEYVTIAKIPTLIQEMLAVYQKQRLSLQETFGQFIERHSQQLNQLFSQTKPNPTFTTLISHV, from the coding sequence ATGATTTTGCCAATTCCATTTACCGATTGTCCAGGATTATTTTATAACACAGCCGCCCAGGATGGGCTTCTTTATCGCTTGAGAATACCAGGGGGAATAATTAATTATAACCAATTTCAGGCGATCGCAGATATTGCTGATAATTATGGCAGTGGTTATATTGATATTACTAACCGCGCCAATATTCAAATTAGAGAAATTAAAGACAGCATAAATGTTGAGGTTCTGAAAAAACTACAAGCATTAGGTTTAGCTTCTACCGATGCCAAAATAGATCACATCCGCAACATCATGACCAATCCCACAGCGGGCATTGATACTGAAGAATTACTAGATACTCGCCCCCTAGTTAGAGATTGGGAAGAATATATAAATACACATTCTCAGTTGTCTGAATTATCGGCAAAATTTAGTGTTTGCTTTGATAGTGGCAGCAAAATTTCTGTGAGATATCAACCCAATGATATTATATTGGCAGCCGAATTAAATAACAGCAATGTATATTTGCGGTTATATCTCAGTTATGGAGAAAAAGGAGAACCAGCAAAAGATACAGGAATTTTATGCAAACCAGAAGAAACAATACAAGTTTTAGCAGCATTAGCAGAAACTTATCTCCAACATATAGATACTACAAATCGTCGCAAACCTCGCTTACGAGAAATCATCAATAACATCACAACTGAAAAATATTTTCACCAATTTCAACAAAACCTTAACCCCCATATACTTAATACTAAAAAAACTCCTCTCTGCGCCTCTGCGCCTCTGCGAGAAAAAACTCATATTGGTATTTATCCCCAACAGCAAACCGGATTATATTATATCGGTATAGTCTTACCCTTGGGAAGATTAGAAACTTGGCAAATGAGGAGTTTAGCTAATATTGCTAAAAGATATGGCGATGATAATATCAGGTTAACACCGTGGCAAAACTTACTATTAACCGATATTCCCCAAAATCAAATTAGTAAAGTTGAGCAAGAAATTACCCATTTAGGTTTAAACTCTTCACCAACAGACATCAAAAGTTTCTTAATAGCTTGTTCCGGTAAAAGGGGTTGTGCTGCTGCGTCCACAGAAACTAAAGATGATGCCTTAAACTTGGTAAAATACCTAGACAGTCTGATGATTCTAGATTCTCCAGTGAATATCCACTTTAGTGGTTGCAGTAAATCTTGCGCTCAACACACTCAAGCTGATATTACCTTACTTGGTATCACCACAGAAACCCCTGGCTATCAAGTTTATGTTCTTGGTTATTTACTTTATGAATATGTGACTATAGCGAAAATTCCGACTTTGATTCAAGAAATGTTGGCAGTGTATCAAAAACAACGTCTGAGTTTACAAGAAACCTTTGGACAATTTATTGAACGTCATAGCCAGCAATTAAACCAATTATTTAGCCAAACAAAGCCCAATCCAACCTTTACAACCTTAATATCTCATGTTTGA
- a CDS encoding type II toxin-antitoxin system HicB family antitoxin — protein MSREFNVIIERDADGYFVASVPSIPGCHTQAKSLDELMERIREAIELCLEIDENQIESLEFVGVQRIAIEV, from the coding sequence ATGAGTAGAGAATTTAATGTAATTATTGAACGAGATGCTGATGGTTACTTTGTCGCATCTGTACCCAGTATCCCCGGTTGTCACACCCAAGCAAAATCTTTAGATGAACTAATGGAAAGGATTCGAGAAGCAATAGAACTGTGTTTAGAAATAGATGAAAATCAAATAGAATCTCTGGAATTTGTAGGTGTTCAAAGAATTGCAATTGAAGTATGA
- the dpsA gene encoding DNA starvation/stress protection protein DpsA, which translates to MSDTQTILHNFGQVYDNPVLLDHSVTAPVVEGFNVVLASFQALYLQYQKHHFVVEGAEFNSLHEFFNASYKEVQDHIHEIGERLNGLGGIPAASFTKLAELCCFETEADGVFSARKMVENNLIAEQALIGVIRRQAAQAESLGDRGTRYLYEKILLKTEERAYHLAHFLAKDSLTLGFVQRDEN; encoded by the coding sequence ATGTCTGATACGCAAACTATATTACACAACTTTGGTCAGGTTTATGACAATCCTGTATTACTAGATCACAGCGTTACTGCGCCAGTTGTCGAAGGATTTAATGTTGTATTGGCTAGTTTTCAGGCATTGTATTTACAATATCAAAAACATCATTTTGTGGTTGAAGGTGCAGAATTTAATTCACTCCATGAATTCTTTAACGCCAGCTATAAAGAAGTACAAGATCACATCCATGAAATTGGCGAGCGCTTAAATGGTTTGGGTGGAATTCCAGCAGCAAGTTTTACTAAATTAGCTGAATTATGCTGTTTTGAAACAGAAGCAGATGGCGTATTTTCTGCCCGGAAGATGGTAGAAAATAACCTAATTGCCGAACAAGCATTAATTGGTGTAATTCGCCGTCAAGCCGCACAGGCTGAGAGTTTAGGTGATAGAGGTACACGCTATTTGTATGAAAAAATTCTCTTAAAAACTGAAGAAAGAGCTTATCACCTAGCTCACTTTTTGGCTAAGGATAGTTTAACATTAGGTTTTGTGCAACGGGATGAAAATTAA
- a CDS encoding type II toxin-antitoxin system HicA family toxin, translating into MSKLPSLTGKEVIAALGKAGFEVARVRGSHHILIHNDGRRTVVPVHYGETIGTGLMTQILRDCQLDREDFRNLL; encoded by the coding sequence ATGAGCAAATTACCAAGTTTAACAGGAAAGGAAGTAATAGCAGCACTTGGTAAAGCTGGGTTTGAAGTAGCAAGAGTGCGAGGAAGTCACCATATTCTTATCCATAATGATGGACGAAGAACGGTTGTTCCTGTTCATTATGGTGAAACAATTGGAACTGGATTAATGACACAAATACTCCGTGATTGTCAATTAGATAGGGAAGACTTTAGGAATTTACTTTAA
- the cbiE gene encoding precorrin-6y C5,15-methyltransferase (decarboxylating) subunit CbiE, protein MQKWLSIIGIGEDGLTGLSPIAVSCLDKAKIVFGGERHLSMLPPDDNREKISWKSPFQTSITDIISRRGEAVCILASGDPLCYGVGATILKDIPISEITIIPAPSAFSLACSRLGWSLTEVETLSLCGRLVSLLQSYIYPGAKLLILSEGKNTPAHVAEILINRGYGNSRITVLEKMGSINESIITDIASNWQEENIAALNTIVVECIADKGIVGLSRFPGLPDSAFHHDGQLTKREVRAVTLSSLAPLPGELLWDVGAGCGSISIEWLRSDRRCRAIAIEQNATRLNYIADNATALGTPNLQIMAGKALEVIPNLPAPNAIFIGGGVTVPEILENCWNTLLPGGRMVVNVVTLEGEKRLYQWHEKVGGNFTRIAIQRAEPIGKFLGWKAMSPVTQWIGIKN, encoded by the coding sequence ATGCAAAAATGGTTATCAATTATCGGTATTGGTGAAGATGGTTTAACGGGGTTAAGTCCCATTGCTGTTTCCTGCTTAGACAAAGCTAAAATTGTCTTTGGAGGGGAACGTCATCTTTCCATGTTACCCCCTGACGACAACCGGGAAAAAATTTCCTGGAAATCACCTTTTCAAACTTCCATTACCGACATTATCAGTCGTCGCGGTGAAGCAGTTTGTATTTTAGCTAGTGGCGACCCTTTATGTTATGGTGTGGGTGCAACTATTCTTAAAGATATTCCTATTTCGGAAATTACAATTATTCCTGCACCTTCGGCTTTTAGTCTGGCCTGTTCTCGATTAGGATGGTCATTAACAGAAGTGGAAACTTTAAGTTTATGTGGTCGTCTGGTTTCTTTACTGCAATCTTATATTTATCCCGGTGCAAAATTATTAATTTTAAGTGAGGGAAAAAATACTCCGGCTCATGTGGCGGAAATTTTAATAAATCGCGGTTATGGTAATAGTCGAATTACTGTTTTAGAAAAAATGGGTAGTATTAATGAAAGTATTATAACAGATATTGCTAGTAATTGGCAAGAAGAAAATATCGCTGCCTTAAATACTATTGTAGTGGAATGTATTGCTGATAAAGGAATAGTTGGTTTATCAAGATTTCCTGGTTTACCGGATAGTGCTTTTCATCATGATGGACAATTGACAAAAAGGGAAGTCCGGGCGGTGACACTATCAAGTTTAGCACCTTTACCGGGAGAGTTGCTTTGGGATGTGGGCGCTGGTTGTGGTTCTATTTCTATAGAATGGTTGCGAAGTGATAGAAGATGTAGAGCGATCGCTATTGAACAAAATGCCACTAGACTAAATTATATAGCTGATAATGCGACTGCTTTGGGAACGCCAAATTTACAAATTATGGCAGGTAAAGCTTTAGAAGTCATCCCCAATCTACCCGCACCAAACGCGATTTTTATTGGTGGTGGTGTCACAGTGCCAGAAATATTAGAAAATTGTTGGAATACCTTACTTCCTGGAGGCAGAATGGTAGTTAATGTTGTTACTTTAGAAGGTGAAAAAAGATTATATCAATGGCATGAAAAAGTGGGCGGAAACTTTACCCGCATTGCTATTCAACGCGCAGAACCTATTGGTAAATTTCTGGGTTGGAAAGCAATGTCCCCTGTTACCCAATGGATAGGAATCAAAAATTGA
- a CDS encoding (2Fe-2S) ferredoxin domain-containing protein: MSISTNSAVTEFCFEGRFLDFVIKDGYKLKGLLLGTSEGEFYIKLAKHLRSAFDLRLAKGTWLQVVGTKQYNAKKDQLTLVGERVMAASYDMGIVAAQIPAKTKPAKTQTILVCQKSDCMKRGGKALCQALQSELKDSGLEDSVTIKGTGCMKNCKAGPNLVMPDKTRYSKIQSIQVPALIDKHFPEKSQDKAKNIPTLVEV, translated from the coding sequence ATGAGTATATCTACTAATTCAGCAGTCACAGAATTTTGTTTTGAAGGCAGATTTCTAGATTTTGTGATCAAGGATGGATATAAGCTGAAAGGATTGTTATTAGGGACTTCTGAGGGTGAATTTTATATAAAGTTAGCCAAGCATTTACGGAGTGCTTTTGATTTGCGGTTAGCTAAAGGGACTTGGCTGCAAGTTGTGGGGACAAAACAATACAACGCCAAAAAAGATCAGCTAACTCTGGTAGGGGAACGAGTTATGGCTGCAAGTTATGATATGGGAATAGTTGCAGCACAAATTCCAGCTAAGACGAAACCTGCTAAAACACAAACAATTTTAGTTTGTCAAAAATCTGATTGTATGAAGCGTGGTGGTAAAGCTTTGTGTCAAGCTTTGCAGTCAGAGTTAAAAGACAGCGGTTTAGAAGATTCAGTCACTATTAAAGGTACTGGCTGTATGAAAAACTGTAAAGCTGGACCTAATTTAGTTATGCCCGATAAAACTCGTTATAGTAAAATTCAATCTATCCAAGTTCCCGCTTTAATAGATAAGCATTTTCCTGAGAAAAGTCAGGACAAAGCAAAAAATATACCCACTCTTGTTGAAGTTTAG
- a CDS encoding precorrin-2 C(20)-methyltransferase yields the protein MTNSGGRLYGIGVGPGDPELITLKALRLLRSAPVIAYQSATDKESIARKIVSPYLDNSQIEVGFHLPRALEPEKAKSIYDQETQPIADHLAAGRDVVVICEGDPFFYGSFMYLFTRLADKYKTEVVPGVSSLMACPVALGLPFTYYNDVLTVLPAPLPREALISQLLTTDAAAIMKLGRHFLKVRDILHELGLASRARYIERATTTQQRILPLDEVDPLDVPYFSMIVIPTKSKL from the coding sequence ATGACTAACTCTGGAGGTCGTCTTTATGGAATTGGTGTTGGACCTGGAGACCCTGAACTCATCACCTTAAAAGCCTTGCGTCTCCTCCGTTCTGCCCCAGTTATTGCTTATCAATCAGCCACAGACAAAGAAAGTATCGCCAGAAAAATCGTTTCTCCATACTTGGATAATAGTCAGATTGAGGTAGGATTTCATCTTCCTCGCGCCTTAGAACCAGAAAAGGCTAAATCTATCTATGACCAAGAAACTCAACCCATTGCTGACCATTTAGCAGCAGGTCGGGATGTGGTGGTTATCTGTGAAGGAGATCCGTTTTTCTACGGCTCTTTTATGTATCTTTTTACTCGATTGGCTGACAAGTATAAAACGGAAGTCGTCCCCGGAGTTTCCTCACTCATGGCCTGTCCTGTCGCCCTGGGTTTACCATTTACCTATTACAATGATGTCCTCACGGTTTTACCTGCACCATTACCCAGAGAAGCCTTAATTAGCCAACTTTTAACCACTGACGCTGCGGCCATTATGAAACTTGGCCGCCATTTTCTCAAAGTCAGGGATATTCTCCATGAATTAGGACTAGCTTCACGGGCAAGATATATTGAACGCGCCACAACAACGCAGCAACGCATATTACCCCTTGATGAAGTTGACCCTCTTGATGTACCTTATTTCTCGATGATTGTTATCCCCACTAAAAGTAAGTTGTAG
- a CDS encoding vWA domain-containing protein, with translation MKKNSTDSFSIIAYLTPKLKLGIVTLLLGFLPLPVLANSKIEVSSRPTDADIVTLKVKVVNDKNIPIEGLQKSEFKLQTARIIAKSQDTPINLKFAEVRKFRLIPPGEQLTSDPAYVVILLDMSGSMRKKDASRVKKIDGAIRAIKGFIKLVRDKNLPVHISLVPFGESQIAKDNYEVNQEIIAKNFLPADSPNLDKRVADLASSPTNAGTNLYNPLKEAVKYLGDNSEELTRQANSSNDLRKDEPQIPPKLAVMLLSDGYHNSKRKTEDQQFANLEKVFKKYPTVRVYTLGYGESLKQLRNRATNCNIPNSWLEKKQAVDLIQSCKLPSGDIFNYIVDQPRLKQIAELTGGISKFPQDANEAVNSLETFFKALREYELQYIQPNAAPAEEYQVQVSVNSSNRELNINAEPVNIRMPNISFYKLPLFPDRLFILILTLGILGCGILWFKRWSQQLKTEADRWI, from the coding sequence ATGAAGAAAAATTCTACAGATTCATTTTCTATAATCGCTTACTTGACCCCCAAGCTTAAATTAGGAATTGTTACTCTTTTACTAGGATTTCTACCATTACCTGTTCTTGCTAATTCCAAAATTGAAGTATCTTCCCGTCCTACGGATGCTGATATTGTCACTCTAAAAGTTAAAGTTGTTAATGATAAGAATATTCCTATTGAGGGATTGCAAAAATCTGAATTCAAATTACAAACTGCCAGAATTATCGCCAAAAGTCAAGATACTCCTATTAATCTCAAATTCGCAGAAGTTAGAAAATTTAGATTAATTCCACCGGGAGAACAATTAACATCAGATCCTGCTTATGTTGTCATTCTTTTAGATATGAGTGGAAGCATGAGAAAGAAAGATGCTAGTCGAGTTAAAAAAATAGATGGTGCTATTCGTGCTATTAAAGGATTTATTAAATTAGTCCGCGACAAAAATTTACCTGTACATATTTCTTTAGTACCCTTTGGAGAATCACAGATTGCTAAAGATAATTATGAAGTTAACCAAGAAATTATTGCTAAAAATTTCCTACCAGCAGATTCACCAAATTTAGATAAAAGAGTCGCTGATTTAGCATCTTCTCCCACTAACGCAGGGACTAATTTATATAATCCTTTGAAAGAAGCAGTCAAATATTTAGGTGATAATTCCGAAGAATTGACAAGACAAGCAAATAGTAGCAATGACTTGAGAAAAGATGAACCACAAATTCCGCCTAAATTAGCTGTAATGTTATTATCTGATGGTTATCACAACAGTAAACGCAAAACAGAGGATCAACAATTTGCTAATTTAGAAAAAGTCTTTAAAAAATATCCTACAGTCAGAGTTTACACTTTAGGTTATGGAGAGTCTTTAAAACAGTTAAGAAATCGTGCTACTAACTGCAATATTCCTAATAGTTGGTTAGAAAAAAAACAAGCAGTTGATTTAATTCAATCGTGTAAACTTCCCTCTGGTGACATATTCAACTATATTGTTGATCAACCAAGATTAAAACAAATTGCCGAATTAACAGGAGGTATTAGTAAATTTCCTCAAGATGCAAATGAAGCTGTTAACAGTTTAGAAACCTTTTTTAAAGCATTACGAGAATATGAATTACAATATATTCAACCAAATGCAGCACCAGCAGAAGAATATCAAGTGCAAGTTAGTGTTAATTCCTCGAATCGAGAACTAAATATTAATGCTGAACCTGTTAATATCAGAATGCCAAATATATCTTTTTATAAATTACCTTTGTTCCCAGATAGGTTATTTATATTAATATTAACTTTAGGTATTTTAGGATGTGGTATCCTCTGGTTTAAACGTTGGAGTCAACAACTTAAAACTGAAGCTGACCGTTGGATTTAG